One part of the Mariniblastus fucicola genome encodes these proteins:
- a CDS encoding fatty acid CoA ligase family protein, with amino-acid sequence MNHSNYKTGFDQRIEPWDFSSLHNVGHTLTETAERMPDYLAVAAPRLPGSAAARILRRLTGKNQSQTAQPLPFDTITFGALEKLSNAYANGLRDSGVEKGNRIALMVPPGIQFVACVFALFKTGATIILIDPGMGRDNLVKCLSEANPEGVVGSRLAHSARMIYRRWFPNCKKNFVVGGSFPGCKSMSKFEKSADKEFAPIEMDREDSAAIIFTTGSTGPPKGVHYRHRIFLEQSRQIRDWFDVRPGTVDVSGFPLFALFNSAMGSATVFPDMDPTRPADIFPPNLIHAVETFGADQSFGSPALWNTVSRYCADNDRKLPTIKRILSAGAPVPPHVLKRIKSVIADDGDAWTPYGATESLPVACISATEVLNETAEQSAQGAGTCVGQKFPDMTWNLIPISDDPIPSIDQTTFLPQGEIGELIVQGAVVTDKYLTRGDANADHKVADGEKFWHRMGDVGYFDAEGRFWFCGRKSHRLETETGPMFTVPCESIINSHPSVYRSALVGSGKTGQQVPVIFAELWPEKNPSNETEKAALIQELKDLAGQHWQTDAIKHFAIHDKLPVDIRHNSKIFREKMRPLADQIINQ; translated from the coding sequence ATGAATCACTCGAACTACAAAACGGGTTTTGACCAACGGATCGAGCCGTGGGACTTTTCCTCGCTGCACAACGTCGGGCATACACTTACCGAAACGGCCGAGCGAATGCCGGATTACCTGGCCGTTGCTGCGCCGAGGTTGCCGGGCAGTGCAGCAGCCAGAATCCTGCGACGTTTGACGGGAAAGAATCAATCACAGACTGCCCAACCGTTGCCGTTCGACACGATCACGTTCGGTGCGCTCGAAAAATTGAGCAACGCCTACGCGAATGGTCTTCGCGATTCCGGAGTCGAGAAAGGGAACCGTATCGCGTTGATGGTTCCGCCCGGAATTCAGTTCGTGGCTTGCGTGTTCGCATTGTTCAAGACTGGAGCCACGATCATCCTGATCGATCCGGGCATGGGACGCGACAACCTGGTGAAATGTCTTTCAGAAGCAAATCCAGAAGGCGTCGTCGGTTCCCGTTTGGCACATTCGGCGCGGATGATTTATCGTCGCTGGTTTCCGAATTGCAAAAAGAACTTTGTTGTCGGTGGATCGTTTCCCGGTTGCAAGTCGATGAGCAAGTTTGAGAAATCAGCCGACAAAGAGTTTGCACCAATCGAAATGGATCGCGAAGATTCTGCAGCGATCATTTTCACGACCGGCAGCACGGGACCGCCGAAAGGAGTCCACTATCGGCATCGCATTTTCCTGGAACAGTCACGCCAGATTCGCGACTGGTTCGACGTGCGCCCCGGGACGGTCGACGTTTCCGGATTTCCGCTGTTTGCGCTTTTTAATTCGGCTATGGGATCCGCGACGGTCTTTCCGGACATGGATCCGACTCGTCCCGCCGACATCTTTCCTCCCAATCTGATTCATGCCGTCGAAACGTTCGGCGCTGACCAGAGCTTTGGTTCGCCAGCGCTATGGAATACGGTGTCGCGATACTGCGCGGACAACGACCGCAAACTTCCGACAATCAAACGTATTCTTTCGGCAGGTGCTCCGGTGCCGCCACACGTTCTCAAACGAATCAAAAGTGTGATTGCTGACGATGGCGACGCGTGGACTCCTTACGGCGCGACCGAATCACTGCCGGTAGCCTGTATCAGCGCGACAGAAGTGCTCAACGAAACAGCCGAACAGTCAGCTCAAGGCGCTGGCACGTGCGTCGGTCAAAAGTTTCCTGACATGACCTGGAATCTGATTCCAATCTCTGACGATCCAATCCCTTCGATCGACCAAACCACTTTCCTTCCTCAAGGCGAGATCGGCGAACTGATCGTGCAAGGCGCCGTCGTGACGGACAAGTATCTGACTCGCGGCGATGCCAACGCGGACCACAAGGTTGCTGACGGAGAAAAATTCTGGCACCGTATGGGCGATGTCGGTTACTTCGATGCCGAAGGAAGATTCTGGTTTTGCGGTCGCAAGTCACATCGACTTGAAACGGAAACCGGGCCGATGTTTACGGTTCCGTGCGAATCCATCATTAACTCTCACCCGTCCGTGTACCGAAGCGCTTTGGTCGGCAGCGGAAAAACGGGCCAACAAGTCCCCGTCATTTTTGCTGAACTGTGGCCAGAAAAAAATCCGTCGAACGAAACTGAAAAGGCAGCCCTGATTCAGGAGTTGAAAGACCTCGCGGGCCAGCATTGGCAAACCGACGCGATCAAACATTTTGCGATCCACGACAAACTTCCCGTGGACATTCGACACAATTCAAAAATCTTCCGGGAAAAGATGAGGCCGCTCGCCGATCAGATAATCAATCAGTGA
- a CDS encoding DUF937 domain-containing protein gives MSVNIMDLVKGAVSDQVMGQIGGLLGTDAKKTPSLFETAAGSILGGLMKKASTPQGAQDIFGAAQKQDDSVLDKLGDLLGGGDSTDEFEKQGSGILDMVLGGGQQTNGMIGMIAKSLGLDKGVVGKLLMMAAPIIMGVIGKHIKNKALDAVGLGNLLGEQKSHLGKYMPASLTNDLGFSNMLGSASDAVGTAGGAARDAVGNAAGAASSSGGSLLKYIIPIGLLGILAVFGVPWIMDMMSRSGGAALDQAEISVTPLPGAGIDGLDFASVPFRDSLGETGPKLMNSFADIASGLESVADEDGAKSLADKISSFTGNFDSFGLDKLDGNPKAATIGLVSTFVETVNDLLSDKSEGVRGILKPVIDLMMEKLAPFIGAQNAL, from the coding sequence ATGTCTGTAAACATTATGGATCTGGTCAAAGGCGCCGTGTCTGATCAGGTCATGGGCCAAATTGGAGGACTTCTCGGAACGGACGCTAAAAAGACACCCTCTCTGTTTGAAACTGCTGCCGGTTCGATTCTGGGCGGCTTGATGAAGAAAGCCTCTACACCACAAGGTGCTCAGGATATCTTTGGCGCTGCTCAAAAACAGGATGATTCCGTACTGGACAAGCTTGGCGATTTGCTCGGTGGCGGAGATTCGACAGACGAGTTCGAAAAGCAGGGTTCAGGTATTCTCGACATGGTTCTTGGCGGAGGGCAGCAAACCAACGGCATGATTGGAATGATCGCCAAGTCGCTTGGTTTGGACAAAGGCGTCGTCGGCAAGCTCTTGATGATGGCTGCTCCGATCATCATGGGCGTGATCGGCAAACACATCAAGAACAAGGCTCTCGACGCAGTTGGTCTGGGCAATCTTTTGGGCGAGCAAAAATCCCATCTCGGAAAATACATGCCCGCATCGCTGACCAACGATCTTGGTTTCAGCAATATGCTCGGTTCAGCTTCCGACGCAGTCGGCACTGCCGGTGGTGCGGCTCGTGACGCAGTTGGAAATGCTGCCGGCGCTGCTTCCAGTTCGGGCGGAAGTTTGTTGAAGTACATCATTCCGATTGGCCTGTTGGGGATTCTTGCAGTCTTTGGCGTTCCATGGATCATGGACATGATGAGCCGCAGTGGCGGCGCGGCGTTGGATCAAGCTGAGATTTCCGTAACTCCTCTTCCTGGCGCTGGCATCGATGGTTTGGATTTTGCCTCAGTTCCGTTCAGGGATTCGTTGGGTGAAACGGGTCCCAAGCTCATGAACAGTTTTGCTGATATCGCATCAGGATTGGAAAGCGTTGCTGACGAAGACGGCGCCAAGTCGCTGGCGGACAAGATCAGCAGTTTCACCGGAAACTTTGACAGCTTCGGACTGGACAAGCTCGACGGCAATCCCAAGGCGGCGACCATCGGACTGGTCAGTACGTTTGTAGAAACGGTCAACGACCTGTTGTCGGACAAGTCAGAAGGAGTTCGCGGAATCCTCAAGCCGGTCATCGACCTCATGATGGAAAAGCTGGCTCCATTCATCGGCGCACAGAACGCCCTGTAG
- a CDS encoding ferredoxin--NADP reductase: MPKWFQSKVLAKKVWTEGLFTLSIDGTGVEPFEPGQFLHLAVFPDGIDADADDDTREKQRVNRPYSVASPYGESLEFFIIRVDDGELTPHLWKLEPGDDIEVSQKAAGRFTLEKTPDAENLWLIATGTGLAPYIAMLRTEEPWQRYKKIVVVHGVRHANDLAYTDELQAIENVRLGAFRFVQALTRETADGTLNGRIPALVESGELESAADCRMTKEDSSVMLCGNPAMLDSMEEILGKRSMTRHRSKSPGQIVLERYW, encoded by the coding sequence ATGCCCAAATGGTTTCAATCCAAAGTCCTGGCAAAAAAAGTTTGGACTGAAGGACTGTTTACTTTGTCGATCGATGGCACCGGTGTTGAGCCGTTTGAGCCCGGCCAGTTTCTGCACCTTGCTGTGTTTCCGGACGGAATCGATGCCGATGCTGACGACGACACGCGGGAAAAGCAACGAGTGAATCGGCCTTACTCGGTCGCATCGCCGTACGGAGAAAGTCTGGAGTTCTTCATCATTCGCGTTGACGACGGCGAGTTGACGCCGCATCTTTGGAAGCTTGAACCGGGAGACGATATTGAGGTCTCCCAGAAAGCCGCCGGAAGATTCACGCTGGAGAAAACGCCTGACGCGGAGAATCTTTGGCTGATCGCGACGGGAACCGGTTTGGCGCCGTACATTGCAATGCTGCGCACCGAAGAACCGTGGCAGCGATACAAAAAAATTGTCGTCGTGCACGGCGTTCGACACGCGAATGATCTGGCTTATACCGACGAGTTGCAGGCGATTGAAAACGTGCGGTTGGGTGCGTTCAGGTTTGTCCAGGCGTTGACTCGCGAAACGGCTGACGGCACGCTCAATGGGCGCATTCCGGCGCTTGTTGAGAGCGGTGAACTGGAATCTGCTGCAGATTGCCGAATGACAAAAGAGGATTCATCGGTAATGCTCTGTGGCAACCCGGCGATGCTCGATTCGATGGAAGAGATCCTGGGGAAACGGTCGATGACGCGACACCGTAGCAAGTCGCCTGGCCAAATCGTGTTGGAGCGATATTGGTAG
- a CDS encoding DUF5724 domain-containing protein, translating into MGKLVDLQQQVQSWHTGSNELRDEKRFLAGVKKLPAKLRPIALAAFGFDESEKQNRGYSWYHNESAKKREDREEWFAKWEPKIDSISGADRKKIFGLLGKQLAPWVELAWQQLKKSPYSIGYSQTAFRAHRNPEVTLKSRLNWLQRILSLTGPFQLEVLTPAWMAAWAAHAFDYQSGDVSPILIAAMDAGGKVGDEVFDILHATVTRDHPVGVMADFVIASLLGANRPKGWGLVEKTLLAAQRQEGLRQSIIESIDLAHPDAFERMLKLIVDENLIRFSSVARAVDVWLRLLWDSSSTKTLVENVEAVLAMKQSAAQHKKALADDDAETVYRALWVLATSDAISAMKQARKLLKHESDEVRYVAVWILHQLGFDEARRTKSVAISDENLQVAVLAASGLQGLEAENDVLERIPLADHGDVSSKDVFERIESLYQRLPEKSKKLEAIVWPWTERKVKRSQLSGSLLSTLGSRPPTRMLPYLKGLGSWEKARVISLLSAQKKWDKLTRSSLLELTGNPSADVRGAAFDAIKGKKLTDDEYHIFEGYLSRTAMDLRSKVVELLLKQPDAKVLGSADRLLGGDVKKRLAGLEILRQMAEADRSRTACVEAANEYRAGRKKVSKEEEIQLGEIANSDRPVWTLENGLGLLDQDGRSKVVPPKKKKVVLISKAAIACLKSLDELVHENRHESVRYKTWRGWDEGLLGELDYGLPHINPAKPLAKQIADFPLWETWVDWRDNRSAKLQDKDGLELLRAMTAGSFMESWDYGAITRFAKKPDQKKVAQAVLGEYQRPKLRYLSVVTRILNWLFYSRIPKGCLEYLMDCKENTGAHATAAMSGKLVQASRSEKSRWELRSMDWRCEDVMSVWPNAFDSFVSTTRIKLSVAQRRRMFELDRFWDEPVPEAPRNRVDLDDLAFAWRKKFASRDDMVDVLIGPNREEYGGFSQLSTLTEHAPKKPTRQILEETKGLAELVDEVRSRLLEVELSRGEKATAATEAALAVKSFYGIETLFRIQEALNGDYKVIHSWSARTEDSRPATLTKLIKSTYPAPGETAKDFAKHAKAAIKEGFFSEDLMLQLAFLAPQWSKFVGEYLKWKGFSEGLYWFLAHMSTWRNDATLAAASAEGIEDDDVDNESVDDDDDDSGIYQRPEKLSPWQRLIVERTPLSPAEREEGAVDVEWFHRTFKMLGEERWTEMAKCAKLAANSAQAKKAQFLADALLGNTPRQKLVDGIQKRNLKENVRLIGLLPLAKGAKRNKDVVERYEVLLAYQKYARKLSSLTKPEAFRALEIGMSNLARTAGYPDPLRLEWALEAESTRDLAKGPVSVTKDGVTVTLQLDEDAKPEILIRRGEKSLKSVPAKVRKSHAAISDLVDRAKDLRKKSSRIKQSLEAAMCRGDSIEAAELVKLMKHAILAPNLKRIVLIGDGIAGYPDKGGKVLRDHRGKLEPIKKKEQLKIAHPADLLALGSWDKWQRECFQSERVQPFKQVFRELYVPTNKEKTKTISSRFSGQQIGPKQAMALWGSRGWNTQDEVFKIFHDCSIIASVSFQYSFGTAAEIEGLTMETVQFQDRDTYKMLKLSDVPGNVFSEVMRDVDLVVSVAHRGEVDPEASESTVEMRSTLIRETCQLLSLKNVKFKPSHVIIKGHYGEYSLHLGSGNVHRLPGGALAILPVHAQHRGRLFLPFADNDPKTAEIVSKVLLLAKDEEIMDPTILDQLGAPMNLRADFDAEGPALKKKSKAGGKGKSSPRKGKVAKSKRHFEFAEGKSNKFWEIELTGESVVTTWGRIGSKGQTKTKSFASEDKAKEAFEKMIKDKTGKGYTES; encoded by the coding sequence GTGGGAAAACTGGTCGATTTGCAGCAACAGGTCCAGAGTTGGCACACCGGCTCGAACGAACTTCGCGATGAGAAACGTTTTCTCGCGGGAGTCAAAAAGCTTCCCGCAAAGTTGCGACCGATTGCCCTCGCGGCGTTCGGGTTTGACGAGTCGGAAAAGCAGAACCGTGGCTATTCGTGGTACCACAATGAGTCGGCGAAAAAACGCGAAGACCGGGAGGAGTGGTTTGCCAAATGGGAACCAAAAATCGATTCGATATCCGGGGCTGATCGCAAAAAGATCTTTGGCTTGCTCGGCAAGCAACTGGCTCCGTGGGTTGAGTTAGCTTGGCAACAACTCAAAAAATCTCCGTACTCCATAGGCTATAGCCAGACCGCGTTTCGGGCGCACCGGAATCCTGAGGTAACGCTCAAGTCGCGATTGAACTGGCTGCAGAGAATCCTCAGCCTGACTGGGCCGTTTCAATTGGAAGTGTTGACGCCAGCTTGGATGGCAGCGTGGGCCGCCCATGCGTTTGACTACCAGTCCGGGGACGTCTCGCCGATTCTGATTGCTGCGATGGACGCCGGCGGAAAAGTTGGCGACGAAGTCTTTGACATTTTGCATGCGACAGTGACTCGCGATCATCCCGTTGGTGTCATGGCCGACTTTGTTATCGCGTCACTGCTCGGCGCGAATCGCCCCAAAGGTTGGGGGCTTGTGGAGAAAACGCTCCTGGCAGCACAGCGTCAGGAAGGGCTCCGTCAGTCGATCATCGAGTCCATTGATCTGGCTCACCCGGACGCGTTTGAGCGAATGTTGAAATTGATCGTTGATGAAAACCTGATTCGATTCAGCAGCGTTGCCCGCGCGGTCGATGTCTGGCTGCGGTTGCTCTGGGACTCGTCGAGCACAAAAACGCTCGTCGAGAACGTCGAAGCAGTTTTGGCAATGAAGCAGTCAGCGGCTCAGCATAAAAAAGCACTTGCCGACGACGACGCCGAGACCGTTTACCGCGCATTGTGGGTCCTGGCCACGAGCGATGCGATTTCGGCCATGAAGCAGGCCAGGAAACTTCTGAAGCACGAAAGCGACGAAGTCCGCTATGTCGCGGTTTGGATTCTGCATCAGTTAGGATTCGACGAAGCCAGACGAACGAAGTCTGTTGCCATCAGTGATGAAAATCTTCAGGTTGCCGTACTGGCAGCAAGCGGATTACAGGGGTTGGAGGCAGAAAATGATGTGCTCGAACGAATTCCACTCGCAGATCACGGTGATGTCTCGAGCAAGGATGTTTTTGAACGAATTGAATCGCTGTATCAACGTCTCCCTGAGAAATCGAAGAAACTTGAGGCTATCGTCTGGCCGTGGACCGAACGCAAGGTCAAGCGATCGCAGTTGTCCGGCAGTCTGTTGTCCACGCTCGGTAGTCGTCCACCAACGAGAATGTTGCCTTACTTGAAGGGCCTGGGCAGCTGGGAAAAAGCCCGAGTGATCAGCTTGTTGTCTGCCCAAAAGAAATGGGACAAACTCACTCGTTCATCGTTGCTGGAACTGACGGGAAACCCATCGGCTGACGTCCGTGGCGCCGCCTTCGATGCGATCAAAGGCAAAAAGCTGACTGATGACGAGTATCATATTTTTGAGGGATACCTGAGCCGCACCGCGATGGACCTGCGCTCGAAAGTTGTTGAGCTATTGCTGAAGCAACCAGACGCCAAAGTTCTGGGGAGCGCGGACCGATTGCTGGGAGGCGACGTGAAGAAGCGGCTCGCCGGTTTGGAAATTCTACGGCAGATGGCCGAAGCAGACCGATCACGTACCGCTTGTGTTGAAGCGGCGAATGAGTATCGAGCCGGCCGCAAGAAAGTCTCCAAAGAGGAAGAGATTCAGCTGGGCGAAATTGCGAACTCGGATCGTCCGGTTTGGACGCTCGAAAACGGGCTTGGGCTGTTAGATCAGGATGGAAGAAGCAAAGTGGTTCCGCCCAAAAAGAAAAAGGTGGTACTGATTTCCAAGGCTGCGATTGCCTGCCTGAAATCACTGGACGAGCTGGTTCATGAAAATCGTCATGAATCAGTGCGCTACAAAACCTGGCGAGGCTGGGACGAAGGTCTGCTGGGCGAGCTCGATTATGGCCTGCCTCACATCAATCCGGCAAAACCGCTGGCAAAGCAGATCGCAGATTTTCCTCTCTGGGAAACGTGGGTGGATTGGCGCGACAATCGATCTGCAAAGCTGCAAGACAAGGACGGATTGGAGTTGCTTCGGGCAATGACCGCAGGTTCATTTATGGAATCGTGGGACTATGGTGCAATCACTCGTTTTGCCAAGAAGCCGGATCAGAAAAAAGTCGCGCAAGCAGTGCTGGGCGAGTACCAGCGACCCAAGCTCAGATATTTAAGCGTTGTGACCCGGATTTTGAATTGGCTGTTCTACAGCCGAATTCCCAAGGGCTGTCTCGAATATTTGATGGACTGCAAGGAGAACACTGGTGCTCACGCCACTGCGGCAATGTCCGGGAAATTGGTCCAGGCCAGTCGGTCTGAAAAATCGCGATGGGAATTGAGGTCCATGGATTGGCGGTGCGAGGACGTTATGTCCGTGTGGCCCAACGCGTTTGATTCCTTTGTTTCGACGACGCGAATCAAGCTTTCCGTTGCGCAGCGGCGTCGCATGTTCGAGCTGGATCGATTTTGGGACGAGCCCGTTCCTGAGGCACCACGAAACAGAGTCGACCTCGACGATCTGGCTTTCGCCTGGCGGAAAAAGTTTGCTTCCCGGGACGACATGGTTGATGTTCTCATCGGTCCAAATCGCGAAGAGTACGGTGGGTTTTCGCAGTTGTCGACGCTGACCGAGCATGCACCCAAGAAGCCAACGCGACAGATTCTCGAAGAAACGAAGGGGCTTGCTGAACTGGTCGACGAAGTCAGGTCGCGACTGTTGGAGGTCGAGCTGAGTCGTGGGGAGAAAGCTACCGCCGCCACCGAGGCAGCTCTCGCGGTCAAGAGTTTCTACGGGATTGAAACGCTGTTTCGAATTCAGGAAGCTCTCAACGGCGACTATAAAGTGATTCACAGTTGGAGCGCCCGCACGGAGGATTCGCGACCCGCTACGCTCACCAAGTTGATTAAATCTACCTACCCTGCTCCGGGCGAGACGGCCAAAGATTTCGCCAAACATGCCAAAGCAGCGATCAAGGAAGGCTTCTTCTCAGAAGACCTAATGTTGCAACTCGCATTTCTCGCGCCGCAGTGGAGCAAATTTGTTGGCGAGTATCTCAAGTGGAAAGGTTTCAGCGAAGGTCTCTACTGGTTCCTCGCCCACATGAGCACCTGGCGAAACGACGCCACCCTCGCAGCGGCGTCTGCCGAAGGAATCGAGGATGACGACGTCGACAACGAGAGCGTGGATGATGACGACGATGACAGCGGCATTTACCAACGGCCCGAAAAACTCTCACCGTGGCAGCGTCTGATCGTGGAGCGTACGCCACTGTCACCGGCCGAACGCGAAGAAGGCGCAGTCGACGTCGAATGGTTTCACCGCACGTTCAAAATGCTCGGCGAAGAACGCTGGACCGAAATGGCCAAGTGCGCGAAGCTGGCGGCCAACAGTGCTCAGGCCAAGAAAGCCCAGTTTCTTGCAGACGCGTTGCTGGGGAATACGCCGCGACAGAAACTCGTTGACGGGATTCAAAAACGCAACCTGAAAGAAAACGTTCGACTGATCGGACTGCTGCCGCTGGCCAAAGGCGCGAAACGAAACAAGGACGTCGTCGAACGCTACGAAGTCCTGTTGGCTTACCAAAAGTACGCACGCAAGCTTTCTTCATTGACCAAACCGGAAGCCTTTCGTGCGCTTGAAATCGGCATGAGTAACCTGGCTCGGACGGCTGGCTATCCCGATCCACTGCGGCTTGAATGGGCGTTGGAAGCCGAGTCGACTCGTGACCTCGCCAAGGGGCCTGTTTCGGTCACGAAGGACGGCGTCACGGTCACTCTGCAGTTGGATGAAGATGCCAAGCCTGAGATTCTGATTCGCCGCGGCGAGAAATCGCTTAAGTCTGTGCCGGCAAAGGTTAGGAAGAGCCACGCTGCGATCTCTGATCTTGTCGATCGCGCCAAAGATCTGAGAAAGAAATCCAGCCGCATCAAACAGTCGCTCGAAGCCGCCATGTGTCGCGGCGACAGCATCGAGGCGGCTGAACTGGTCAAGCTGATGAAGCATGCGATACTTGCTCCCAACCTCAAACGGATTGTGCTGATCGGCGACGGAATCGCGGGCTACCCGGACAAAGGCGGCAAAGTCCTCCGCGACCACCGCGGAAAACTCGAACCGATCAAGAAGAAAGAACAACTCAAAATCGCCCATCCGGCTGACCTGTTGGCGCTTGGGAGTTGGGATAAATGGCAGCGCGAGTGCTTTCAGTCCGAACGGGTTCAGCCGTTCAAGCAGGTCTTTCGCGAGCTATACGTTCCAACGAACAAAGAGAAAACAAAAACGATCTCCAGCCGATTCTCCGGTCAGCAAATTGGTCCCAAACAGGCAATGGCGTTGTGGGGTTCGCGAGGTTGGAATACTCAGGACGAAGTTTTCAAAATCTTTCACGACTGTTCGATCATTGCCAGCGTCTCGTTTCAGTACAGCTTTGGAACCGCTGCGGAAATCGAAGGCCTGACCATGGAGACGGTCCAGTTTCAGGACCGCGACACCTACAAAATGCTGAAGCTGAGCGACGTGCCAGGAAACGTGTTCAGCGAAGTCATGCGTGACGTGGATCTGGTTGTCAGCGTCGCCCATCGCGGCGAAGTCGATCCGGAAGCCAGTGAGTCCACTGTTGAAATGCGATCGACGCTGATCCGGGAAACCTGTCAGTTGCTCTCATTGAAAAATGTGAAATTCAAACCTTCGCATGTGATTATCAAAGGTCACTACGGCGAGTACTCGCTGCATCTGGGCAGCGGCAATGTGCATCGATTGCCCGGAGGTGCTCTGGCGATTCTGCCGGTACATGCTCAGCATCGAGGCCGCCTGTTCCTGCCGTTCGCGGACAACGATCCCAAGACGGCGGAGATCGTTTCCAAAGTGTTGCTGCTCGCCAAAGACGAAGAGATCATGGATCCAACAATTCTTGATCAACTCGGAGCGCCAATGAACTTGAGGGCTGACTTCGATGCGGAAGGACCCGCTTTGAAGAAGAAATCCAAAGCCGGGGGCAAAGGCAAATCCAGTCCGCGGAAAGGCAAGGTCGCCAAATCCAAACGCCATTTTGAATTCGCGGAAGGCAAGTCAAACAAGTTCTGGGAAATCGAACTGACCGGAGAATCGGTAGTGACGACTTGGGGCCGCATTGGCAGCAAAGGCCAAACCAAAACGAAATCTTTTGCCAGTGAGGACAAGGCGAAAGAAGCCTTTGAGAAGATGATCAAGGACAAGACCGGCAAGGGCTACACTGAAAGCTGA
- a CDS encoding DUF1571 domain-containing protein, with amino-acid sequence MTDSELKTDSSSPGESQTPKRPNWVGCIAIAVIALLVLAAGLVVVQSMLVPDVEDDSTVEIQTSNDDAGSDVPQTDGDDSDHAASDSTLPDEADSPKRLTDTISMQQVETAEHPLDPLMAMANRGLELIDTRYAGYSAKMLTQVRTGNTLHEENLMFVKVRHDQTLSVDDEQVEIPFSIYTRFLKPKSKVGQEAIWVRGQNKDLILGHGTGLLNFKTVRLDPMGSFAMTGNRYPIYQIGFRNLIIKMKEFGENDRKYDECDVQIDRNIKVDGRPCTMLTITHPVPREHFEYHIAKIYIDDEYEIPTGYEGYLWPTAKGEEPPLLEKYFYLDLDLNCDLKDVDFDITNPDYEYPSW; translated from the coding sequence ATGACAGATTCCGAATTAAAAACTGATTCGAGTAGCCCGGGTGAATCACAAACGCCTAAACGTCCAAACTGGGTGGGCTGCATCGCCATTGCTGTCATTGCGCTGTTAGTGCTTGCAGCCGGACTGGTCGTCGTCCAGTCAATGCTGGTCCCTGATGTCGAAGACGACTCAACTGTCGAGATTCAGACTTCCAACGATGACGCTGGCTCGGATGTCCCGCAAACAGATGGCGACGACTCAGATCACGCTGCCAGTGATAGCACACTGCCGGACGAAGCGGATAGTCCAAAGCGACTGACTGACACGATTTCCATGCAGCAAGTCGAGACGGCTGAACATCCGCTGGATCCTTTGATGGCGATGGCCAATCGCGGGTTGGAACTTATCGACACACGCTACGCTGGCTATTCAGCCAAGATGCTGACTCAAGTCCGCACCGGCAACACGCTGCACGAAGAAAACTTGATGTTTGTCAAAGTCCGCCACGACCAAACGCTGTCAGTGGATGACGAGCAAGTCGAAATCCCCTTCAGCATCTACACTCGTTTTCTAAAGCCGAAATCGAAAGTCGGTCAGGAAGCAATCTGGGTTCGAGGACAGAACAAGGATCTGATTCTGGGGCACGGAACGGGATTGCTCAACTTCAAGACTGTCCGCCTTGACCCAATGGGCTCGTTTGCCATGACTGGTAACCGATACCCGATCTACCAAATCGGCTTTCGCAACCTGATTATTAAAATGAAAGAGTTCGGCGAGAACGATCGCAAGTATGACGAATGCGATGTCCAGATCGATCGAAACATTAAAGTCGACGGCCGCCCCTGCACGATGTTGACGATCACGCACCCGGTACCGCGTGAGCACTTCGAGTATCACATCGCGAAAATCTACATCGACGACGAGTATGAAATTCCAACGGGCTATGAAGGGTACTTGTGGCCGACAGCCAAAGGTGAAGAACCTCCGCTACTGGAAAAGTATTTTTATCTGGACCTTGATTTGAATTGCGACCTGAAAGACGTCGACTTCGACATCACCAATCCAGACTACGAATATCCTTCGTGGTAA